GGCTTTGCCTTCACCTTTAGAGGGTTTTATTTCAAGCTTGTTGGCATCGATGCCAGCATTGCGCGCCGCTTTTAACACACCATCAAATAACAAATCTGGATTTGAACGAATGTCAGGAATGTCGACTTTTGGCTCTGCATCGTGATGATGAATGTGGTCAGCGTGCTCATCTGATGTGATAGCTACATTACTTGCGGCTAAATCTAAAGAAACAGAAGGGGTAACCCAGCCAATATTTGCGCGTAATGTGCCAATGTTACCGCCAGCCCATTTTGACCAGGTGAGGCCGGTGACAGAGACAAATATTAAACCAATGAAGATACACAAACCTAATTGGTAATGGCGTCTGCGTTTGCGCAAATGTATTGTTTTCGATGCAAATTCAGGCTGATTTTTCTTCCCGCCCTTGTACCACAGAAATAATCCACCCAATGCTGAGATCCAAAGCCAGGACGCTGCCAACTCGCTGTAATAGCGACCTACTTCCCCTAGGAGTAGTTGGCGGTGAAGAAAGTCTATAGTGGTTCTCAGTGGTAATACACCGCTGGTTCCGTACACAGGTAGATTGCCTTTTAAATCCAATGTGACAGGGTCAATAAACAGTGCTCTTGAGCCAGTTAGGTTAGCGGTGGGGTCCAAGAACATAATTCGTGTCGTGTCACCTTGATCTGGGGCAGGACGAACCGCAAATAAGGTTAAGTCGCTGCTGAGATGCGATCTTGCAGCGATAATTTGTTCCGCAAGTGTTTTATTTTCTCCAACGCTTTGTGTTGTCAGTGCCTCTTTGTAGATAGCATCCTCAATCTGAGGAGAAAGGACATAGAGTGTTCCTGTCAAAGCGGCAATAAAGATAAACGGCCCGATAAAAAGGCCGATATAAAAATGCAGTCGCGTAATCAGCAATAGCATGGCATTTGAAGGCTCTGAGACCTTATTCTGTGTGCTTGTCGACATGATAAATATTCTCGTATTAGAAAAGGGCATAACCACGCCTCTGAGCTTAAGCTCATTTTTCTAAAGTAATAAAAACACACGAGTAAGTAATTATTCTGTGTTCAAACAAAATAATTAACGTCGTGTAGTGTTTGGTGGGTTAGATTGTAATGGCAGGCGGTGCTCTGGGCTGGATCGACGTGAAAGGCACGGGGTATGTGTGCGAAATGGTCATCGTGACTATCGTGGGATAGCGACTTTGTGTGAGAGGAATCAGTTCGAAAGCTTTGGCGTCGATCCAGTTCAAATGAAAGAGAAGCGAGCAATAGCCACAGGCTTCTAAGACATTGGTGCTTTCTCCTTCCGCGTGGTGTCCATGATGGCCGTCATGAGCAGAGCTGTTGCTTGCTTTTTGAGGCATCATTTGAGAATGGTCGTGTTCCGCCGTCGACATGTTCTCTGTCGCCATGACCTCCATCGCCATGTTTTTTATGATCGTTGGTTCAGGCGAGAAGGCGTTGGCTACTTGCGAGTAGAGGGGAGCGAAATAAATAAGAAAAACGGCAAACAAGCAAACACACACTGCGGACTGTGTGTGTGCTGTGTTAGGTCGTTTTAATTGAAAATGCATGACGCGTCTGGTTTTTTCTACAAAAAAAGGTGCTATCTCTGTAGGTCGGCCGCATGCTCTTCAGCAGAAGAAACGATGCATTCACCGGCAAGGTTTGGAGCAACGCCGACAGAGAATTTGTCATTTTGCATGCCAGGCAACCATTTTTCTAACCAGTCAACAGAGTTTATTTCTAGACCTTTGAATCCTTCGTGATCTTTTTCACCCCACTCAGATGCGAGCGCTTCTGTTGGCCAAATGGGTAATACTTTATCGGTACCAAGATCGATGATTAAGCAGCCCTCCGCATCGGAAAGTGTCCAGATGGATTGCTCTTTTTTGATCAGCTTTAGCATTTGATCGTAGCGCTCGCTGCTTGTTAGGCGGTAAAAAGTATCATCAATGGCGAGTGTGTTTGACATAGATAGGGCTCGGTAGTTTAAAAATGCGAATCTTACCATAATAAAATTCAGAGATTAAAAAGAATGACTGCTGATCATTCTTTTTAAGGTGTTTCTGTAAGGCGACTAAATGTAACTGGGGTTATTTATTCGAAGAGGGCGTGCAGCTGTTTTAAGTGTCTTTCTTTTGAGGTGTCTTCCATCCAGCTGCCAGTGATGCCATTTTTGGCCAGTTGCAGCAGTTCTTCTTTGTTGATACCAGTACGACGGATTAAAGAGGCATAATTGTCATTCATATAGCCGCCAAAATACGCTGGATCATCGGAATTGACTGTCGCGTTTAGGCCGAGTTTTAGCATGTGTTTAATAGGGTGGTCTTTCATGTCATTAACGACACAAAGCTTTAGATTAGAAAGCGGGCAAACGGTTAGTGTTAGGTCACGCCTTTTGATTTCTTCGATGAGCTTAACATCTTCCAGTGCTCTATTGCCGTGATCTATTCTGTCTACGCCGATTTGATTTATGGCTTGCCAGACATAATCTGGCGGCCCTTCTTCTCCCGCGTGAGCGGTTACTTTTAAGCCGAGGTTTTTACAGGCTTCGAAGACACGTAAGAATTTTTCTGGCGGATGACCAAGTTCCGAGCTGTCTAGACCAACACCATCAACCCAGTTAAGGAAGGGCTTTGCCTGTTCAAGTGTTTCAAAAGCGCTTTCTTCACTCAGATGGCGCAGAAAAGACATAATAAGTTTAGAGGTCATGCCCCATTTTAGTTGGGCGTCTTGCAGCGCGTTATAAATGCCTTTTATTTGCACGTCGAACGGTACGTCGCGAGATAGGTGGCCTTGTGGGTCGAAAAAAATCTCCACATGAACGACGTTTTCGCTGTGTACTTTTTCCAAATACGCCATGGTTAGGTCGTAAAAGTCGGTTTCATGAAGCAGTACGGACATGCCTTGATAATAGAGATCTAGGAAGTCTTGTAGGTTGGTAAATTGATAGGCCGCTTTGAGCGCGTCTACTGTGTCGTATTTCAATTTAACTTGATTGCGTTGTGCTATGGCAAACATCTGTTCGGGCTCAAAGGTGCCTTCAATGTGTAAGTGAAGTTCGGTCTTCGGCATTGTCTTTGAAAGTTCGACCAGTGTGTCAGTTGTGTCCATAGTATTACCTTTATTTGGCTGTATTAATGCTGTGTTGAATTCTTAAATATAGCAATAAAAACTAAGATGAAAAGAAAGGGTGTTCGTCGATTGATATCACGATTCAAAAACGGGGGAATATACAGCCAGCGCCGCTGGCTGTATATAAGGATTAGCGAGGAATTTCGTCGGTAATGCCTTCTACGTACCAATTTACTTTAGCAAGTTCTACGTCTTTTAACGAATGGTTAGCAGGAACGGCGATGTTGCCTTTGTTGTCTTTGATTGGGCCAGTGAATGGTTTGAATTCGCCGGATTTTATCATGGCGTAAGTCGCATCAATTTTAGTGCGAACATCTTTAGGAAGATTTGGGTTAATCGACGCCAGTGTTAGCATATCATCTTGAAACCCACCCCAGAAATCTTGAGACTTCCATTTCCCGTCCATAACCGCTTGTGTGGTTTTGACATAATAAGGTGTCCAGTTATCGCGAACAGAAAAAATGTGAGCGTTTGGCGCGAATTTACTCTGATCAGAGGCTTGACCAATAGCGCGTAAACCACGTTTTTCAGCGGCAATAAGCGGAGCTGGACTGTCTGTGTGTTGTAGCATCACATCCACACCTTGATCCATTAGTGCATTGGCCGCGTCGGTTTCTTTGCCTGGATCGTACCAAGTGTTCGCCCAAACAATTTTTATCTTCACATCAGGATTAACGCTTTTTGCGCCCATGTAAACAGCGTTAATATCACGAATAACTTCAGGTATTGGGAATGAGCCAATGTAACCAATGGTGTTGGTTTTCGTCATCATGCCTGCCGTTACGCCAGAGACATAACGACCTTCATAAGTGCGAAGTGTGTAAGTGCCTAAGTTTTTAGACAGTTTATAGCCAGTAGCGTGTTCGAATGTCACGTTAGGGAAGCGTTTTGCTACTTTTACGGTTGGGTTCATAAAGCCGAAAGACGTGGTGAAAATAAGATCATTTCCTGCTTTTGCCAATTGA
The Marinomonas maritima DNA segment above includes these coding regions:
- a CDS encoding PepSY-associated TM helix domain-containing protein; protein product: MSTSTQNKVSEPSNAMLLLITRLHFYIGLFIGPFIFIAALTGTLYVLSPQIEDAIYKEALTTQSVGENKTLAEQIIAARSHLSSDLTLFAVRPAPDQGDTTRIMFLDPTANLTGSRALFIDPVTLDLKGNLPVYGTSGVLPLRTTIDFLHRQLLLGEVGRYYSELAASWLWISALGGLFLWYKGGKKNQPEFASKTIHLRKRRRHYQLGLCIFIGLIFVSVTGLTWSKWAGGNIGTLRANIGWVTPSVSLDLAASNVAITSDEHADHIHHHDAEPKVDIPDIRSNPDLLFDGVLKAARNAGIDANKLEIKPSKGEGKAWFVREIDRSWPTQVDSVAIDATTMTVTSRADFATFPLVAKLIRWGIDAHMGILFGVINQVILTVFGLSLCLMIIWGYKMWWVRRPSAGSTSKPLLQAWAKLSAIQKTLTLLVTLFLGVSLPVMGVSLLVFLLIDIWRWKRQ
- a CDS encoding DUF2946 domain-containing protein, whose amino-acid sequence is MFAVFLIYFAPLYSQVANAFSPEPTIIKNMAMEVMATENMSTAEHDHSQMMPQKASNSSAHDGHHGHHAEGESTNVLEACGYCSLLFHLNWIDAKAFELIPLTQSRYPTIVTMTISHTYPVPFTSIQPRAPPAITI
- a CDS encoding DUF2750 domain-containing protein, with translation MSNTLAIDDTFYRLTSSERYDQMLKLIKKEQSIWTLSDAEGCLIIDLGTDKVLPIWPTEALASEWGEKDHEGFKGLEINSVDWLEKWLPGMQNDKFSVGVAPNLAGECIVSSAEEHAADLQR
- a CDS encoding adenosine deaminase, translating into MDTTDTLVELSKTMPKTELHLHIEGTFEPEQMFAIAQRNQVKLKYDTVDALKAAYQFTNLQDFLDLYYQGMSVLLHETDFYDLTMAYLEKVHSENVVHVEIFFDPQGHLSRDVPFDVQIKGIYNALQDAQLKWGMTSKLIMSFLRHLSEESAFETLEQAKPFLNWVDGVGLDSSELGHPPEKFLRVFEACKNLGLKVTAHAGEEGPPDYVWQAINQIGVDRIDHGNRALEDVKLIEEIKRRDLTLTVCPLSNLKLCVVNDMKDHPIKHMLKLGLNATVNSDDPAYFGGYMNDNYASLIRRTGINKEELLQLAKNGITGSWMEDTSKERHLKQLHALFE
- a CDS encoding BMP family ABC transporter substrate-binding protein, whose protein sequence is MKFKSLLVSLGLLAGASFAQAEDPLKIGFVYVGPVGDLGWSYEHDMGRKGLEEHFGDKVKTTFVENVPEGADAERVITQLAKAGNDLIFTTSFGFMNPTVKVAKRFPNVTFEHATGYKLSKNLGTYTLRTYEGRYVSGVTAGMMTKTNTIGYIGSFPIPEVIRDINAVYMGAKSVNPDVKIKIVWANTWYDPGKETDAANALMDQGVDVMLQHTDSPAPLIAAEKRGLRAIGQASDQSKFAPNAHIFSVRDNWTPYYVKTTQAVMDGKWKSQDFWGGFQDDMLTLASINPNLPKDVRTKIDATYAMIKSGEFKPFTGPIKDNKGNIAVPANHSLKDVELAKVNWYVEGITDEIPR